In a single window of the Niabella ginsenosidivorans genome:
- a CDS encoding citrate (Si)-synthase, eukaryotic, producing MEQFKVKFKEQADKLGAEIKTLLQEHGNTVIGETTLAQIYQGMRGMTALVTETSLLDAQDGIRFKRRSIPELREQLPKAKGGAEPLPEALFYLMMIGEIPEEKDVENLSAMLQRRSHVPAYVFDAMEALPEEIHPMTMFVVGIMALQNESVFAQRYANGLNKKDYWEATLEDTLNLIARLPHIAAFVYRRKYKGGKMVQPDGMLDWAANFAHMLGYDNEEFKELMRLYMVIHADHEGGNVSAHATHLVGSALSDPYLSYAAGMNGLAGPLHGLANQEVIKWIFEMQQELKTDAPTAEQIGDYVKKTLNEGKVVPGYGHAVLRQTDPRFTAQMEFGKKHMPDDLLVNTVWRIYETVPGILQSLGKVKNPWPNVDAHSGALLVHYGLKEYEYYTVLFAVSRALGVLSSLCWDRALGMPLERPKSVTTAAVKRWLNKEVEHLGD from the coding sequence ATGGAACAGTTTAAAGTGAAGTTTAAAGAACAGGCTGATAAGCTTGGTGCGGAAATTAAGACCCTGCTGCAGGAGCATGGGAACACCGTAATCGGAGAAACTACATTGGCCCAGATTTACCAGGGGATGAGGGGAATGACGGCATTGGTCACTGAAACCTCTTTATTAGATGCACAGGATGGTATCCGGTTTAAGAGACGCTCTATCCCGGAGTTAAGGGAACAATTGCCCAAAGCCAAAGGAGGCGCAGAACCGCTGCCGGAGGCGTTATTTTACCTTATGATGATTGGTGAAATTCCGGAGGAAAAAGATGTGGAGAACCTGAGTGCCATGCTGCAGCGCCGCAGTCATGTTCCGGCTTATGTGTTTGATGCAATGGAAGCCTTACCAGAGGAAATTCACCCGATGACGATGTTTGTAGTAGGCATTATGGCATTACAGAATGAAAGTGTTTTTGCACAGCGCTATGCAAACGGGCTGAATAAAAAGGATTACTGGGAAGCCACCCTGGAGGATACGCTGAACCTGATTGCCCGACTGCCGCATATTGCAGCATTTGTCTATCGCAGGAAATATAAAGGGGGCAAAATGGTGCAGCCGGATGGAATGCTGGACTGGGCAGCCAATTTTGCCCATATGCTGGGTTACGATAATGAAGAGTTTAAGGAGTTGATGCGCTTATATATGGTTATACATGCGGATCATGAGGGGGGAAATGTGTCGGCCCATGCTACCCACCTGGTGGGTTCTGCATTGAGTGACCCTTATTTGAGTTACGCAGCTGGTATGAACGGTCTTGCCGGTCCTTTGCACGGTCTTGCCAACCAGGAAGTGATCAAGTGGATCTTTGAAATGCAGCAGGAACTGAAAACGGATGCGCCTACCGCCGAACAGATCGGGGATTATGTAAAGAAAACATTAAACGAGGGAAAAGTGGTTCCGGGATACGGGCACGCTGTTTTACGCCAGACAGACCCGCGTTTTACTGCCCAGATGGAATTCGGGAAAAAACATATGCCTGATGATCTGCTGGTGAATACTGTCTGGAGAATTTATGAAACCGTTCCGGGTATTTTACAATCCCTTGGTAAAGTAAAAAACCCCTGGCCAAATGTAGATGCGCACAGCGGAGCCCTGCTGGTGCATTACGGGTTAAAAGAGTATGAGTATTACACTGTGCTTTTTGCAGTGAGCAGGGCTTTGGGCGTTTTATCAAGCCTTTGCTGGGACAGGGCCCTGGGCATGCCCCTGGAACGCCCGAAATCGGTAACAACCGCTGCTGTAAAAAGGTGGCTGAATAAAGAAGTAGAGCACCTGGGCGACTAA
- a CDS encoding LptF/LptG family permease, protein MKKLDWYILNKLLVAFVFCMLLFTVIAVAIDTSEKSDDFVKSGLGWWQIFTQYYMGFIPFIWSLLFPLFVFIAVIFFTSKMALRSEIIAILASGTKFSRFLRPYMVGGVLLATILFFGRAYFIPMANGIMSTFKKNYIDKNDALKQRSEAACATCFYKRVDADTYMGVKNFDMTARKSNGAFFMDRVKKGKVIYNLRAESLRWDTTNKQRRWIAVNVVERQVDSLGERIRHLTEKVVRLNMAPDELIKDEYLKDKLTTPDLKRLIRNEQLRGTEGLNALKVELYKRTAAPFTVLLLTFIGAVIASRKTRGGSGMHLAVGIVIAAVFIIADQFSTVFSVKGNFPPLLAAWIPNIVFSLVAVQLYKMAPK, encoded by the coding sequence ATGAAGAAACTTGACTGGTACATATTGAACAAGCTGTTGGTGGCATTTGTGTTTTGTATGCTGCTGTTTACAGTAATTGCCGTAGCCATTGATACCAGCGAAAAATCAGATGATTTTGTAAAATCCGGCTTAGGCTGGTGGCAGATATTCACCCAGTACTATATGGGGTTTATTCCTTTTATCTGGAGCCTGCTCTTCCCCTTGTTTGTTTTTATAGCCGTGATCTTTTTTACCAGTAAAATGGCCTTACGGTCAGAAATTATTGCCATACTTGCCAGCGGTACAAAGTTCAGCCGTTTCCTCCGGCCCTATATGGTAGGCGGGGTATTGCTGGCGACCATATTGTTTTTTGGCCGGGCCTATTTCATTCCTATGGCAAACGGCATCATGAGCACCTTTAAAAAAAACTATATTGATAAAAACGACGCGCTCAAACAACGGTCGGAAGCAGCCTGCGCTACGTGTTTTTATAAGAGGGTGGATGCTGATACTTATATGGGTGTGAAGAATTTTGATATGACTGCCAGGAAAAGCAATGGTGCCTTTTTTATGGACCGGGTAAAAAAAGGAAAAGTGATCTATAACCTGAGGGCCGAATCCTTAAGGTGGGATACTACCAATAAACAAAGAAGATGGATTGCTGTAAATGTGGTGGAACGGCAGGTGGACAGTCTGGGGGAGCGCATCAGGCATTTAACGGAAAAGGTGGTACGCCTGAATATGGCGCCGGATGAACTGATCAAGGACGAATACCTGAAAGATAAGTTAACCACACCAGATCTGAAGCGGTTGATCAGGAATGAGCAGTTACGCGGTACCGAAGGGTTGAATGCGCTTAAAGTAGAATTATATAAACGAACTGCTGCGCCGTTTACGGTATTGCTGCTTACATTCATTGGTGCAGTAATAGCCAGCCGCAAAACCCGCGGGGGAAGTGGTATGCACCTGGCTGTAGGCATTGTGATTGCCGCAGTTTTTATTATTGCGGATCAGTTTTCAACCGTGTTTTCTGTGAAGGGCAATTTTCCTCCCTTGCTTGCAGCATGGATACCCAATATTGTTTTTTCGCTGGTGGCTGTGCAACTGTACAAAATGGCGCCAAAATAA
- the tgt gene encoding tRNA guanosine(34) transglycosylase Tgt, whose product MAQLSFQLQHTDAQSSARAGLITTDHGQIETPVFMPVGTAGSVKAVTQAQLENDIKAQIILGNTYHLYLRPGLEVLEKAGGLHRFNQWKRPILTDSGGFQVFSLAGTRKIKEEGVTFASHIDGSKHLFTPERVMDIQRIIGGDIIMAFDECPPGGSEYGYARKSLDLTHRWLDRCWDRFNSTPDRYGYTQNLFPIVQGATFKDLRKESCDFVAAKDAAGNAIGGLSVGEPEEKMYEICDWCCAHLPAQRPRYLMGVGTPWNILECIGMGIDMFDCVMPTRNGRNAMLFTTGGVINIDNKKWEFDYSPIDEELPNSMSNLYSKAYLRHLFKSGELLALTIASVHNLAFYLWLVGEARRQIRAGSYASWKNQMIVKLKTRL is encoded by the coding sequence ATGGCGCAATTAAGTTTTCAGTTACAACACACAGATGCACAATCCTCAGCAAGGGCGGGTCTGATCACCACCGATCATGGCCAGATAGAAACACCCGTCTTTATGCCGGTGGGCACCGCAGGTTCGGTTAAGGCGGTAACACAGGCACAGCTGGAAAATGATATAAAAGCACAGATCATTCTTGGAAATACCTATCATTTGTATTTAAGACCAGGGCTGGAAGTGTTGGAAAAAGCAGGTGGTCTGCACCGGTTCAACCAATGGAAACGGCCGATCCTTACAGACAGCGGTGGGTTTCAGGTGTTTTCCCTGGCCGGTACAAGAAAGATAAAAGAAGAGGGGGTCACTTTTGCCTCGCATATTGATGGCAGCAAGCATTTGTTTACTCCGGAGCGGGTAATGGATATTCAGCGGATCATAGGCGGTGATATTATTATGGCCTTTGATGAATGCCCACCCGGGGGAAGCGAATACGGCTATGCGCGCAAAAGCCTTGACCTGACGCACCGCTGGCTGGACCGCTGCTGGGACCGGTTCAACAGTACGCCTGACCGGTACGGGTATACCCAAAACCTCTTCCCGATTGTGCAGGGGGCCACTTTTAAAGACCTGAGAAAAGAGTCCTGCGATTTTGTGGCAGCAAAAGATGCGGCCGGCAATGCCATTGGCGGTTTGAGCGTTGGAGAGCCGGAAGAGAAGATGTATGAGATCTGCGACTGGTGTTGTGCGCACCTGCCTGCACAAAGGCCCCGCTACCTGATGGGGGTAGGCACGCCGTGGAATATTTTAGAATGCATTGGTATGGGCATTGACATGTTTGATTGCGTTATGCCTACCCGTAACGGAAGAAATGCCATGCTTTTTACAACCGGAGGCGTTATTAATATAGACAATAAAAAATGGGAATTTGATTACTCTCCCATTGATGAAGAATTGCCCAATTCCATGAGCAACCTGTACAGCAAAGCTTATCTGCGCCACTTGTTTAAAAGCGGGGAGCTGCTGGCGCTGACCATTGCCAGTGTGCATAACCTGGCCTTTTACCTATGGCTGGTAGGTGAAGCGCGCCGGCAGATCCGGGCCGGAAGCTATGCTTCCTGGAAAAACCAAATGATTGTTAAGTTAAAAACGCGTTTATAG
- a CDS encoding glycosyltransferase, which produces MLILIPGYLLFVALLFFTAVLLFYYCYFFARLVFYRKKKRSSSQEHPVSMIVCGKNEAASFARNIPGLIFQEYRTSHQILVVNDNSEDNSKDVLEALNAKYHCLTLVHLRQKALHIPGKKYPLSVGIREAIHEILLLTDADCVPATEFWLQKMQEPYDDDIEIVLGYGAYHKYPGFLNKVIRYETFHSALQYLSYALAGVPYMGVGRNLSYKKSLFLEHKGFSDINHLPGGDDDLFINKVATKNNTAIVIEPEAHTLSSPKRTWAEWKKQKTRHFSTSKYYKTKHKILLGLYSLSHFLFYFLVIGTAIWFDWRAGVTVLVIKSAIQQWIFGDVMKKLNEADLRKWVLLLDLWMLFYYLFFAPMLIKKEKKTWN; this is translated from the coding sequence ATGCTGATCCTGATCCCGGGTTACCTGTTATTTGTGGCACTGCTGTTCTTTACAGCTGTTCTCCTGTTTTATTATTGCTATTTTTTTGCCCGGCTGGTGTTTTACCGGAAAAAGAAAAGGAGCAGTTCCCAGGAGCACCCCGTAAGCATGATCGTTTGCGGGAAGAACGAAGCCGCCAGTTTTGCAAGAAACATTCCGGGGCTGATCTTTCAGGAATACCGGACCAGCCACCAGATCCTTGTAGTAAACGACAATTCGGAAGACAACAGCAAGGATGTGCTTGAAGCGCTGAATGCAAAATACCACTGTCTTACACTGGTACACCTCCGGCAAAAAGCCCTGCACATTCCCGGCAAAAAATACCCGTTGTCTGTAGGCATCCGGGAAGCGATCCATGAAATACTGCTACTGACCGATGCAGACTGTGTGCCTGCAACGGAGTTCTGGCTGCAGAAAATGCAGGAGCCGTATGATGACGATATCGAAATTGTTCTGGGCTATGGCGCTTATCATAAATACCCCGGGTTCTTAAATAAAGTGATCCGTTATGAAACCTTTCACAGCGCCCTCCAGTATTTGTCTTACGCGCTGGCCGGTGTGCCCTATATGGGGGTGGGCAGGAACCTGAGCTATAAAAAAAGCCTGTTCCTGGAGCACAAAGGATTTTCTGATATCAATCATTTGCCCGGCGGCGATGATGACCTGTTCATTAATAAAGTAGCTACCAAAAACAATACAGCAATCGTGATTGAGCCCGAAGCACACACCCTCAGCAGCCCAAAAAGAACCTGGGCCGAATGGAAAAAGCAGAAAACCAGGCACTTCAGCACTTCTAAATACTATAAAACCAAACATAAGATCTTACTGGGATTATACAGTTTGTCTCATTTTTTATTTTACTTTCTGGTGATTGGCACTGCCATCTGGTTCGACTGGAGAGCGGGGGTAACGGTGCTGGTTATAAAATCAGCCATCCAGCAATGGATCTTTGGTGACGTAATGAAAAAGCTTAACGAGGCCGACCTCAGGAAATGGGTATTGCTTTTGGATCTGTGGATGCTGTTTTATTACCTTTTCTTTGCTCCTATGCTGATCAAAAAAGAGAAAAAAACCTGGAATTAA